A region from the Paludicola sp. MB14-C6 genome encodes:
- a CDS encoding WecB/TagA/CpsF family glycosyltransferase — translation MKKYLEKVFGKTQKEFFELVESNIKRDKKMFIITANPETLMIGVNSPDFNQVLLEDDVTITPDGIGVVKALSMLNMDVEERITGVDIARHLLDVGNQNQKSIYLYGAKPEVLDAFVAKIKNEYADLVVLGAKDGYHNVDDDVFLDIVEKKPDIVLIALGIPRQELLIHKYYNQMEKGIFVGVGGTFDVLSGTKKRAPKFFIKMNLEWLYRIAKEPKRFNRFYKSNIQFMKLVNRLKREG, via the coding sequence ATGAAAAAGTATTTGGAAAAAGTGTTTGGTAAAACTCAAAAGGAGTTTTTTGAGTTGGTGGAATCTAATATAAAACGAGATAAGAAAATGTTCATTATCACTGCTAATCCTGAGACATTGATGATTGGTGTTAATTCTCCTGATTTTAATCAGGTTTTGCTTGAAGATGATGTAACAATTACTCCGGATGGTATTGGTGTAGTTAAAGCGTTATCTATGTTAAACATGGATGTAGAAGAGCGTATTACAGGTGTTGATATTGCGAGGCATTTGTTAGACGTTGGAAATCAAAATCAGAAATCTATATATTTATATGGAGCAAAGCCTGAGGTGCTGGATGCTTTTGTTGCTAAAATAAAAAATGAATACGCTGATTTAGTAGTGCTTGGAGCAAAAGACGGATATCATAATGTGGATGATGATGTCTTTTTAGATATTGTTGAAAAGAAACCTGATATTGTGCTGATCGCATTGGGAATTCCAAGACAGGAATTATTGATTCATAAGTACTATAATCAAATGGAAAAAGGTATCTTTGTTGGTGTAGGTGGTACATTTGACGTTTTGAGCGGCACTAAAAAAAGAGCACCGAAATTTTTTATTAAAATGAATTTAGAATGGCTGTATCGTATTGCAAAGGAACCCAAACGGTTTAATCGATTTTATAAAAGTAATATACAATTTATGAAATTAGTAAATAGATTAAAGCGAGAAGGGTAA
- a CDS encoding AraC family transcriptional regulator, producing MKYLACHEEKVRGTFDFPIELYYVDYANPRYEMPFHWHIECEFVLVLNGVLTLSLDGESIVLTNGDCAFINGGVIHGGIPQNCIYKCVVFDMERFLQDNIICRQKFSLVLGHNANIQNKFEKGSYCANIIDAVFEAIDKEQDGYEFITTGLLFEFIGIVIQQKLYKQVTDASLKTEKRASQMKNVLRRIRNDYFLPLTLDDLALEANMAPKYFCRVFHQVTGHTPIDYLNYYRIECAAELLCSTFDNVTEIALSCGFNELSYFIKTFKRYKNITPNAYRKVRRRAIDF from the coding sequence ATGAAGTATCTTGCCTGTCATGAAGAAAAGGTGCGTGGAACATTTGATTTTCCAATTGAACTTTATTATGTAGATTATGCAAACCCAAGATATGAAATGCCTTTTCATTGGCATATTGAGTGCGAATTTGTGCTTGTGCTTAATGGGGTTTTAACCCTATCGCTTGACGGCGAAAGCATTGTTCTCACCAATGGTGACTGTGCATTTATAAATGGAGGCGTTATTCATGGTGGTATACCCCAAAATTGCATTTATAAATGTGTAGTGTTTGATATGGAGCGTTTTTTACAGGACAATATCATTTGCCGACAAAAGTTCAGCTTAGTGTTAGGGCACAACGCAAATATACAAAATAAGTTTGAAAAGGGTAGTTACTGTGCAAATATTATTGATGCTGTTTTTGAAGCTATAGATAAAGAGCAAGATGGTTACGAATTTATAACAACAGGTCTTTTGTTTGAATTTATAGGTATTGTTATACAGCAAAAATTATACAAACAAGTTACAGATGCAAGTCTAAAAACCGAAAAGCGTGCATCGCAGATGAAAAATGTTTTACGAAGAATACGCAATGACTATTTTCTACCACTTACGCTCGATGATTTAGCCCTTGAAGCAAACATGGCACCAAAATATTTTTGTCGTGTTTTTCATCAGGTTACAGGGCATACTCCAATAGATTATTTAAACTATTATCGCATTGAATGTGCGGCAGAGCTGCTGTGCTCCACCTTTGATAATGTTACAGAAATTGCCTTAAGCTGTGGATTTAACGAGCTAAGCTATTTCATAAAAACATTTAAACGCTATAAAAATATTACGCCTAACGCATACCGCAAGGTAAGAAGGAGAGCCATAGATTTTTAA